The Arachis ipaensis cultivar K30076 chromosome B05, Araip1.1, whole genome shotgun sequence nucleotide sequence GCATTAACAAGTTCAATTTCTCCAAGTTCTTCAAGAACACTTAGCCAATAGGATAACCAACCAGCTACAATATCAAGGTACCCTATCTTCTCTCCACCAAAGAACTTCTTCCCTTTGATTTGCTTCTCAAGATGTGAAAGTGTCTCAATGGCACCTTCTAcagctttctctttctcttctccttcttgggCCACACAAGCTCCCCATACACTTATCACACACTGTTTTTAAGCAAAATAATAACAAGCTTATATATTAAGGCCAATTCTCTTGTGTCTTATTATTTGTGTGTCAAATTTGTCCAActtatcttttaaaataaatattaaatatttaaaatttattagttttgtatttttgaattAAACATTACTATTTAaccttttttaataaattaagcaCTATATCTTTAGGGATCATAACAAACACCAAATATTAATTTCACATAATAAGCTAAAGTCATGCATGCATCATATAGTTTAtataacaaaatttttaataattttttgtttaattattctcttcatttttataatttcactgaattatttattaattaagtaCTTATCAGTAATTatctttgagaaaaaaaaaacgcAAAAAAATATTAGAGTATTCACTTCTAAAATATTTTGTGATCTATTACATCAAATACAAAAACGATTAACAAGAAGCTAATAATAAAAAGTTTTATCTATATAAAGATTTAATTACAAACTTTAAACAATCAAATAAAGCtaataattaaacctaatttaTCATCATGATGTTGTGACCaaacaatcaaataaaaataaaagttaaaaattcACATACAGATATTTTTTGTgtgaaattaatagttaaaaattattagataatttaacatatttaactaaattatcatttaataatTCTAAATCATTAACTCCACATTAAAATTCACGTGAGTTTTtaccaaaataaaattaaaatactaacaGACATTTATGTATTATAGAAGTAGAAATAAGGGAAGTTCTATATATGATTTCTTATGGCAAATCCATATATAGGGTGGCAACACCACCCGAACTCGCGGGTACCCACCCTGTTCCTATCCGTTTGGGGCGGGTAATTACTCGCCTCCTGCACCGGGGCGGATTCTTGGGCGGGGCGGGACAGGGTCAGGTTTAGAGTAAACCCGTCCCTACCTGCCccggtatatataatatatataacatatataaaataattaataaatgattaataatattatatcatatataaatttttactttaatttatgttatgtatgtaaATGGtggttatataatttttaaaattttattttatttgttggatttaataattataggggcgGATAGGGACGGAGTGGGTACCCGCAGGAGCGGGTTAGGGTTTAACATTTTACTACCCGCGGGTAGGGCGGGGCGgggtcgggtagagcaaaaacccgcccctacccgctcCGTTGCCACCCCTACACTCAATCTCCATCCCAATCCCCCATTTCTTGCATGCATAGAAGCTGTTTGTTTGTTGTTCTGCAAAGAAAGGCCAACATGCCATTGGAACTCCCTCACATATGCTCTCCAATGTTGAGTTCCACCCACAATGTGTTAGAAATCTGCCAATTGATGCATGACACAGAACTTTCTCTTGTTGGCAccaccccaataccaatcccctCTCACATCTTTCAATCACATTCACATATTCATCACTTAATTTCCcatcaccattattattattatcatgcaCAAGATTAGGCCTTATGACCCACAAAAAATGGTACTTGCTATTAACCAAACCCCAAGCAAATTCACTTAGTTGCTTTGGTGTCATAATCACTAAGCTACCAAAGTTCACATACACAACAGAACCTCTGTCTCTTTTATCCAACCATTCCAAGCATTTGTTGTCTTCCTTCCACAGATTCAGATCAATNNNNNNNNNNNNNNNNNNNNNNNNNNNNNNNNNNNNNNNNNNNNNNNNNNNNNNNNNNNNNNNNNNNNNNNNNNNNNNNNNNNNNNNNNNNNNNNNNNNNNNNNNNNNNNNNNNNNNNNNNNNNNNNNNNNNNNNNNNNNNNNNNNNNNNNNNNNNNNNNNNNNNNNNNNNNNNNNNNNNNNNNNNNNNNNNNNNNNNNNNNNNNNNNNNNNNNNNNNNNNNNNNNNNNNNNNNNNNNNNNNNNNNNNNNNNNNNNNNNNNNNNNNNNNNNNNNNNNNNNNNNNNNNNNNNNNNNNNNNNNNNNNNNNNNNNNNNNNNNNNNNNNNNNNNNNNNNNNNNNNNNNNNNNNNNNNNNNNNNNNNNNNNNNNNNNNNNNNNNNNNNNNNNNNNNNNNNNNNNNNNNNNNNNNNNNNNNNNNNNNNNNNNNNNNNNNNNNNNNNNNNNNNNNNNNNNNNNNNNNNNNNNNNNNNNNNNNNNNNNNNNNCAAGATCGGGTAGAAtaaaaacccgcccctacccgccccatTGCCACCCCTATCCATATATATTGTAATATCAAAATTTGACATTAAATTATTTGGTTTGCCATTATATACAGAAGGGGAAAGAAAATGACTAGTTATTGATTTCTTCAGAGCTTATGTTTTGGAGGACGTCTCTGGTTTGCTCTAAATGAAAAACTGGAAATAAAACATTATAAACATCTACTGAtttatgatttaattactttaatagtatataattaattaaggataaagtatattttttgtttatgaagtttggcaaaaattttaaaaatatccctaagttttattttgtttcaattttatcccaaaagttttttatttgcatcaaatagaTCCTCAacgactaaattttcaaaaaatttaagatcaatctaacaataatgcataaaaagcatgcttgatttgcttgtgttgaggaattattcttatgaaattgttgttgaatcggtcttaaattttttgaaaaattagccgtcaagagtatatttgatgcaaataaaaaacttttgaaataaaataaaacttagaggtatttttaaaacttttgtcaaatttcAGGGGCAAAAGGTATACTATTTAACGACAaatttagtaattaattaattttgagtgACACAATAGCTAGTTAACAATTGATTTGTGTGTGAGAGATTACCTTCTCATCAATAAAGCGAGCCCAGAAGCGTGCGAGTGCTCTCTCATAAGGGTCCTGTGGTAGCAAACAGTGGCCGTTGTTGTCCTTCCATGTTTCATCTATGTACTCAAGAATCACAAGTGATTCAGCAATTGGCTTTCCCCTGTGAATAAGAACAGGGACTTTCTTGTGAACAGGATTTGACTGAATAAGCAAATCACTCTTATTAGACAGATCCTCTTTTAAGTACTCATATTCTACGCCCTTTATCTTCAGACCCCATTCTATTCTTGCACATGGGAAGCTTTGGTGTGTGCCAATCAGCTTCACTTCTCCCATTATTGTGTTTCAGATACATGTACCTTTGTCATTCACTTCTCCGTTGACTTTTTATAGGGATTATTTCTCTTGGGGATTAGTTATTCATTGAGAAGCAGTCAAAGATGGTAAGATTagaatcatttttttattataaatatataattattttgttAGCANNNNNNNNNNNNNNNNNNNNNNNNNNNNNNNNNNNNNNNNNNNNNNNNNNNNNNNNNATCTATTTATTGAGGTAAATTTGAGTTTATACTAAATAAGTCTCTAAGAAATTTTTTATTGGATGTTTTcaacttttgtttttaaaatttttttattacattGATGTTTTTATCTATAAAAAATAAgtcttatttttataaaatttaaagatctcaatgtaataattttttttagaacgaAAATATTTAATGCCCAAACTTTATAGGAACCTATTTAAATATATACTCTAGATTAAATGTGTTTTCTTTAACGGatgatatttatctttttaaattttagtgATTTTCAATAAGAAAAATTTTAAGTAAATAATTATATGCAGCATTAAATAATGGAAATCACCTACGAATTAGAAATAGCCTATATTTTAATATTGGCGCCCATGAAATGGTGGCAGAAATTTATCTTGTATATTTTGATTCCTGCCACTATTTTATGGACACCAGCGTTGAGATGGAAACTATTTTCAATTTGTGGATGCTTCTCATGATTTAGTGCTgcgcattttaaaaaaaaaaaattaatccatGCGATTTAGAGAAATAATgatttttctatatttattttaataaaaaatcctaaaaatataatattaaattattaattaaaaatattgattaGTATAAATTAAATTTGCTGTACTTAAAGtagatatatatattaaaatcaagctagctaattaattccaatttccaACCAAAGTTGGTCGTTGAAATGTTCTCTGCATACGCAAATGAAATAATCAACAATGATAAAATATCTTTGAAGTTTTCCGCTGACTTCTAAATAACACATCAAATTGTAGTTGTAAAAATCGAATTGATTTAGTTAGTCACATTAAAAAATTAGTGAATTAATTaaaaatgtttaaatttaaattaaattatttatccaattcaattcaaatttaaaatcgaTTAAAATGGTATTAGTTTGGATTTGATTGTATTATATTTTTTACAAATcgcataaattaaattgaatttcgGATCTATTTTTCATAATCGATCCAATCTAATCTAAACCGCACAATGTGTTATAATattatcattttattattatatttacaattttgTTTATAATATGTTNNNNNNNNNNNNNNNNNNNNNNNNNTTATGTTATTATTGAATTAAGCCTTAAAGTGGTCTTTGAAATTGCACTCGAACCTTAAAGTGGTCCTTGAAGTTAATAATTACTCAATTTTGTCCTCAAATTTGCACTCTGAAACTCATATTAGCCCCTAAAACACTTTCCGTTCATGGAAACActgaaaacgacgtcgttttgtatttattaaaaaaaaaaaagtggtccCCTTCCCCAACCCGAGGCCCTTCTCCTTTCTCTTTCCCTTccccttttccttttccttcccCAACTTGAGGCCCTTCCCTTCCCCTTTCCCTTCTCCTTCCCTAACCTGAGACTTTTGCCACTGCCTTTCGCTGGCTTCCGTTACGGTGCCACGCTACTCCCCCCCCCCCTTTTCAACCTAGTCTCTCTTCTCTGTCTTTTCTCTTGTATGGgttctttttttcaattttttttactgCAATAGAGTTTATTCTGTCACTGGTTGCATAAAATTTTGAACTTGATAAATGAATTTTGTGATTTTAGTGGAAGatgattttgaattgagtttgttgAAATGGTGTGTATTGATGAATAATGAAAATGTTTAGTTAATTCATCTGTGAAAATTGATAGTTGGTTatgtataaagaaaaataaaatggggTAATGGAAAAATTAATTTTGGGATCAGGGAGGCAGAGGGAGACAGAGAGGAGACAAGAGAAGAGGGAGAGGCAGAAAGAGATAGAGAGGAGACAAGAGTGTAAGAGACTAGGTTGAGGAAGGGGGCATGCGGCACGGCGCCGTGACAGAGGCCGCAAGAAGCGGCAatagagaaaaaggggaagggaAGGGGAATGGGCTTGGGTTGGCAAAGGAAAAGGGGAGACTCaggttttttttataaatataaaacgacgtcgtttcagtGTTCCGATGAACGAAAAGCACATTAGGGACTAGTATGAGTCCCAAAGTGCAAGTTCGAGGACAAAATTGAGTAATTATTAACTTCAATTACCACTTTTAGgctcgagtgcaacttcaggAACTATTTTGAGACTTAACTCATTATTGttggttatttaaaatttaatattgagacttgttatatatatttaacttttttttaatttacaaaacagCAAAtcaaatccaatccaatccaaattgCTTGAAAATTGGATCGGATTTCTTTAAAAAAACATCCAATCCAAATCGCACTGTAAGTAAAATTAGTATTCGGATCGGATGAGTTTTTGATTCAAAATCGATTCAAACCGCACCACGAACACCCCTAAAACTAATCATAAAATCAGTCTGAGTAGAGTATAAAATCGGATAAAGAGAAGAACCAGTTTATTGGTTTGATCCAGCCAATTTTGATAAAAATCGGTGAACCGACGGGTTAAAAAATTTGAACCGattcaatttctttttaaaaCTCCCTTCAAAACGACAtcgttttgaatttaaaaaaaataaaaagtaattacccaaatcagttccTGAGATTTTTAGAATCAGATACTTTAGTCCCCCAACttttaaaatacacaaaaaaattcTCCCACTTTTAATTTCGGTAGATAAATCAGTCCCTAACTTTATTTTTCCATCGATAACAAATGAAAAAAACTAACATGGAGGTTTGGATTAGCACACGTGGCAGTCAATTGTCCACATGTGCCAAGAGGACAAATTAGTCCATGTGCCTTGAAACCCTCAAAACACAGGTGAAGGTGAAAGATGGATTCCTTTTTCGCATGCCTCCAAAACACTATTGTTTACTCACCATGATTTCTAGATAATTCTAAAATATAGAGAGGACATTATGGTCACAATGTACCAAGTATCTCCCTCCTAAAAATGCATATTCTAGTTCTTCACCCTTTCACCTATGTTTCAATTTTTTCCGTTCACACTCAATCCTCGccaattccaattttcaatcccAAATCCCTAATTTCTTGAAGCCCATATATTCCATTCGCATCACGTAGTAGCTTCTCCAATTTTCATTTAGTGTGAATCCATAACCGCTGGAACAATGGCCACTTTCGTCGGAGCTGTGATGCTCATGTACCTCGTGCTCAGCAAAAAGCTCAttactaaaagaaagaaaaaggaggagaaggaagaggaggaggagacaTGGATTTGTTGAGACCGAGTAGATCGATAAGGAGGATGTTTTCTTGGAGGCCAGCTCAAGTACCAATGAATCTCTTGGAGTCGATCGTGACGCTGTCAGAAACTCTGAGGTTCACGTACTCAGAGACTCTCGAAAAGTGTATATGGAGGGAGTACTATGTGGAACTGAAAGAGCGTGAGATAATTGAGTTGAATGTGGGTGACGTCGGAGGTGACACGGTTGAATGTGGGTGACCAGGGGGGTTTGAAGGTGACACGGATGAAAGTGGTTGATGGTGATGATGTGGTTAATGAAGTGGGGGTTTAACGTTGCAAGTTGTTAGGGAAGTCTGTAAAATGAAGAAGATAGAACAAGGTTTTGTATACATGGTGGGTAGTGCATATATACAGAGCATTCTTAAAACGCTGCGTTTTGAGGGTTTTAGGGCAAAGAGACTAATTTGTTCTCTTGGCACAAGTGGATAACTGACTGCCACATGTGCTAATCCAGGCCTCCATGTCAGCATTTTTCATTTGTCATTGACGAAGAAAAAAgttcagggactaatttgtctACCAGAGTTAAAAGTGAGGGAGCTTTTTGTGTATTTCAAAAACTAGGGGACTAAAGTGTATTGTACTGAAAATCTCAAGGActaatttgggtaattactcaaaACCAAAACACCCCCTAATCCCAGCCTAGGATCCCCCTCCCCACCCACTCTCACTCTGAAAGTTTGAAACGGGTAAGGTTGGCAAGAGCACCCGAATTCGTGGGTATCCGACCCGCCCTACCCAGTGTAGAATGGGTACTAACCCGACCCAGTGCGGGATGGGTTTTGTTCAGGACAGGTGTTCGAGCGAGACGGCATGGGGTCGGGTTTATGGTGTACTTGCCCCTAAGGTTTGACTCATTTGTGCCTCCATTGCAGATCATAGCCTCCCCTGAGTCCATACCTGGAACCAAAGTCTCCTTCTTCTCCGCAGCCCAGTCTGGTCACCGTCGCTTAGCCCCTTGCCAGTTGTTGTTCAGCCCCTCGCCGTTGCTGTAGTGAGCCCATTTCCTCTAACTGTGTCTATGTCTTCCTCCGCGGCTGAGCCCCTTGACTTCGCTACTGAGCTCGTCACTGGTCCTTGTCGCTGTTGCTGTTGAGCCCCTTGCCATCATCATCTGTAAGtccccctctttctctctctctttctcccccaCACTCGTTCACTCTCTCCATGAGTCTGTAACtccccttttctcttcttcttccaaagAGTCGCCGTGGCTGTGTTGTTGCAACTTCTTGTGTCACCATCACCGAGGCTCCTTTCCTCTGAGCACATCTTTGtcttcctcctctctctctctctctctgtctgtGAGTAAGTAAGTTCCCCCTCTCTCTTACATTATGAATGACACTTCACTGAATTTGCACTTTGTGATTTTGCTTGGTTTATATAATTGCCGATGTTGGGAGTTTGCAATAGTTTATATATATTGATTGAgaattctttattatttttcttggtttatatatgttaatatgtgcAGTGTCGATGTTGGGAGTTTGTAGTAGTTTATATGTGTTGATTGAGAATTAGAGTCTTTGTGATTTTGCTTGgtttatatatgttaatatgtacaGTGCTGATGTTAGGAGTTTATGATAGTTTATACATGTTGATTGAGAATCAGGGTCTTTATGATTTTGTTTGGTTCATATATGTTAATATGTGTCGTGGGTCTAATTGCTTGTTGATGTTGCAATGATTTGCTCAGTTTTTTTAATAGGTGATTTATATATAGTTTGCTTAGTTTTCTCAATTTTTTCAATATAGATCCTTTAAGATTATTTCATGACTAGTAGTGTTAGAGAAGACGCACAAAACAACAATGTTGCTTCTAATGATAATGGGATTGAAATTGAGAATAATGCTAATCCAACTTCAGAAATTCCACAAGCAACGGATATATTATCTTATCTTCATTTACGTTAACTTTTTACACAATACTTTAAattgttttttcttttgattttcaagTTTAAATCTTAACTCTTTGACTTTTAATGATGACAAAGAGTTGGAAAGTTAAGAATAAGGATTGAAAACTTATTTATATCtaatgttgtatttttttttattatatatggtGTTAAATTTCTAGTGATGAgacattagtttttattttaatttcatgttatTTGATATGgtatgaattttatgtttgtatcttaaattatatatgaattttaCATGTTTATCTTAATTTATGTATGAATATGCAAATTTTAAtgtgttatttaattttatagggGAGGGTAGGGATAGAGTATTCTACTACCCGGGGATAGAAGTGGGGTGGATAGTAAAGAAGATGAATGAGGGCGGGGCAAGGGTCGGGTTGGGCGAAAAATCGCCTCTACCGACCCCACTGCCAACCCTAGAAACGGGTAAAGGGGAGAACGCGACGCTTCGACCTTCTCCCTCTCGCCGCACGGTTGCCATCTCGTCGCCGACTCTTCTGTTTCCGCCAGCTCCTACGCCTTCAGCTTTACTGATATCACGTTGTCTGTATCTCTGTTTGCGTCGCGTCGTCCTTGTGCCTTCATTACGTCTGCCAGCTCTCGTGCCTTCACTGCAACCGGATCCAGAAGCGATTCAAGATGGAATAAGAAGATGGCCAAGCAAGCAAAAACGAAAAGGATTAGCATGAAGTCAATGGCCTCGACTTCCCCTGTTTTCGAGGTCAGTTCCCCTTCTTTATTCAATTGAGGTTTGAGGCATGCTCCTGATTGCTATATTATAAAGAAATCATCATAAACATAACCATTTGAGACTGGAAAATAAATGATTTTATGGTTTGAAAGCTTAATTTgttcctttatttgttatcagGCTATTACTAATTGCAATTTTTTAACTCTTTCAATTTGTTGTCTCATGTTtctgattcttttttttttttatgattgtcACTGTTTAGGGTTGATTGATGTTGTTTAGGGTTGATTTGTTTTAAGTAGTTGCTATTTTGTGGCCTTGTAAAAATATTGACTATTGATTGATACTTTTTTTTAGAGATGTTAATTTATATCTTACTTGATTGGAATATGCGATGGTTAGATAAGCTATGAATTGTTTATTTACATGAGATCGAGTCAATCGATTCAACCCATGATTTACCAGTTGAACTAATAACCTAGTGATCCAGTAGCCTAACCTATTCAATTATCAGTTTGATTCTGACAATTAtgcataaaatatatattttcattaATAGTAAGTAAGAAatattataaaaacaaaataataaaagagaTGGCGAATTTTGATTTTAGTTGTATAAATAAATCACATTTCTTTTATACAAATTCGCTCTTGatgaaattatattatttatagttTTCCAAAGGAACATTTTAATTTATTGTGGAGCTACCAATTCCTAAATTCTTGCCCTAAAATCCTTTCTGGATGA carries:
- the LOC107644230 gene encoding probable glutathione S-transferase, with the protein product MGEVKLIGTHQSFPCARIEWGLKIKGVEYEYLKEDLSNKSDLLIQSNPVHKKVPVLIHRGKPIAESLVILEYIDETWKDNNGHCLLPQDPYERALARFWARFIDEKCVISVWGACVAQEGEEKEKAVEGAIETLSHLEKQIKGKKFFGGEKIGYLDIVAGWLSYWLSVLEELGEIELVNAERFPCLHEWGKNFINTSPIKDCIPPREDVIAYFSFGINYVRSMAANKA